One stretch of Saccharomonospora xinjiangensis XJ-54 DNA includes these proteins:
- a CDS encoding regulatory protein RecX: MSELPPDEAWRKAKEVCFDLLAARPRTKDELRQALRRKGFDDDLGERLLGKLDDAGLVDDAAFAETWVRSRHTYRGLARRALVSELKRKGVDPEIAAEAAGEIDAEAEEQRARELVRKKLRTMVDLDEQKATRRLLGMLARKGYPQGLAYRVVREELRDAGAETTLLDDIDP; encoded by the coding sequence ATGAGTGAACTGCCGCCCGACGAGGCGTGGCGCAAGGCCAAGGAGGTCTGTTTCGACCTCCTGGCCGCCCGCCCACGCACCAAGGACGAGTTGCGCCAGGCGTTGCGGCGTAAGGGCTTCGACGACGACCTGGGTGAGAGGTTGCTGGGCAAGCTGGACGACGCGGGCCTGGTGGACGACGCCGCCTTCGCCGAGACCTGGGTGCGATCGCGCCACACCTATCGTGGTCTCGCCCGCAGGGCACTGGTCTCCGAGTTGAAGCGCAAGGGAGTCGATCCGGAGATCGCGGCCGAGGCTGCCGGGGAGATCGACGCTGAGGCCGAGGAGCAGCGCGCTCGCGAACTGGTGCGCAAGAAGCTGCGCACCATGGTCGATCTCGATGAGCAGAAGGCGACGCGCCGCCTGCTCGGCATGCTGGCCAGGAAGGGCTATCCGCAGGGACTGGCGTACCGGGTCGTTCGCGAGGAGCTGCGCGACGCGGGTGCGGAGACGACCCTCCTCGACGACATCGATCCCTGA
- a CDS encoding lipase maturation factor family protein has translation MSWDWFTSDDYWSSRLVFQKLLAIWYLVAFVCALNQFRALLGEHGLLPIPDFLARVGFRRSPSLFHAHYSDRFFAAVAMTGAVVSAVLLGGVADLVPVWACLLLWAVPWVLYLSIVNVGQTWYSFGWESLLLETGFLAIFLGPAHTGVPTLVLWLLLWLLFRLEFGAGLIKMRGDRCWRDLTCLYYHHETQPMPGPLSWYFHHLPPWMHRVEAAANHGAQLVVPFALFAPQPAASAAAGVVIVTQGWLMISGNFSWLNALTITLAVPAVDGAMLGVPPPDDLAAPPLWYGAIVIAVTAVVAVLSYWPVRNLLGRGQIMNYSFNQLHLVNTYGAFGSVTRDRYEVIIEGAEDDVAGPTTEWKEYEFKGKPGDPHRRPPQVAPYHLRLDWQLWFLSLSSRYGGRWLPALVTKLLEGDPQIRGLLRHDPFAGRAPTHLRARLFHYRFTTPAERAETGAWWVREPVGTVVRTCRLDTDGTPVPV, from the coding sequence ATGTCGTGGGACTGGTTCACCTCCGACGATTACTGGAGCTCGCGGCTGGTCTTCCAGAAGCTGCTGGCCATCTGGTATCTGGTCGCGTTCGTCTGCGCACTGAACCAGTTCCGTGCACTGCTCGGCGAACACGGCCTTCTCCCGATCCCCGACTTCCTGGCCAGGGTAGGTTTCCGCCGCTCGCCGAGCTTGTTCCACGCCCACTACTCCGACCGGTTCTTCGCCGCGGTGGCGATGACTGGCGCCGTCGTGTCGGCCGTACTGCTCGGCGGTGTGGCGGATCTCGTGCCCGTGTGGGCGTGCCTGCTGCTGTGGGCGGTGCCGTGGGTGCTCTATCTTTCGATCGTCAACGTCGGGCAGACCTGGTACTCCTTCGGCTGGGAGTCGCTGCTGCTGGAAACGGGCTTCCTCGCGATCTTCCTCGGGCCCGCGCACACCGGCGTGCCCACTCTGGTGCTGTGGTTGCTGCTCTGGCTGCTGTTCCGGCTCGAATTCGGCGCCGGATTGATCAAAATGCGCGGTGACCGCTGCTGGCGCGACCTGACCTGCCTGTACTACCACCACGAGACACAACCGATGCCGGGGCCGCTGAGCTGGTACTTCCATCATCTACCGCCCTGGATGCACCGGGTGGAGGCCGCTGCCAACCACGGAGCCCAGCTGGTGGTGCCGTTCGCCCTCTTCGCCCCGCAACCCGCGGCGAGTGCCGCCGCGGGCGTTGTGATCGTCACGCAGGGGTGGTTGATGATCAGCGGCAACTTCTCGTGGCTCAACGCCCTCACGATCACGCTCGCCGTACCCGCTGTCGATGGTGCGATGCTCGGCGTGCCGCCACCGGACGATCTCGCCGCACCGCCGCTCTGGTACGGCGCGATCGTGATCGCCGTGACGGCCGTGGTCGCCGTGCTGAGCTACTGGCCGGTGAGAAACCTGCTGGGTCGCGGGCAGATCATGAACTACAGCTTCAACCAGCTGCACCTCGTCAACACCTACGGAGCGTTCGGCAGCGTCACCCGCGACCGGTACGAGGTGATCATCGAGGGCGCCGAGGACGATGTGGCAGGGCCCACGACAGAGTGGAAGGAGTACGAGTTCAAGGGCAAGCCAGGAGACCCGCACCGACGTCCACCCCAGGTGGCTCCCTACCATCTCCGGCTCGACTGGCAGCTGTGGTTTCTGTCGTTGTCGTCGCGGTACGGGGGCCGCTGGCTTCCCGCGCTCGTGACGAAACTACTCGAAGGCGACCCCCAGATCCGTGGGTTGTTGCGCCACGACCCGTTTGCAGGCCGCGCACCCACTCATCTGCGGGCACGCCTGTTCCACTACCGGTTCACAACACCCGCCGAGCGCGCCGAGACGGGCGCGTGGTGGGTCAGGGAACCTGTCGGAACAGTGGTACGGACCTGTCGGCTCGACACCGACGGCACGCCTGTCCCCGTGTGA
- the eda gene encoding bifunctional 4-hydroxy-2-oxoglutarate aldolase/2-dehydro-3-deoxy-phosphogluconate aldolase yields the protein MNTDDLLFLSPVLPVVVLHDAAQAVPVARALHAGGVPVVELTLRTDAALDAIRRVSAEVPDVVIGAGTVVTPDQARAAADAGAAFLVTPGTTDALLDAASDTGLPVLPGVSTVSEAMRLAERGFERLKFFPAEASGGVAALSAIGGPLPNLRFCPTGGITPSSAPRYLTLPNVACVGGSWLTPTNALATRDYARIETLAKEASSLRTEATTAT from the coding sequence ATGAACACCGACGATCTCCTGTTTCTCTCCCCCGTGCTGCCCGTCGTGGTGCTTCACGATGCCGCGCAGGCCGTGCCGGTGGCACGCGCCCTGCACGCAGGCGGCGTGCCGGTCGTCGAGCTGACACTCCGCACCGACGCGGCACTCGACGCGATCCGCAGGGTCTCGGCAGAGGTTCCGGACGTGGTGATCGGCGCGGGCACCGTGGTCACCCCTGACCAGGCGCGGGCAGCGGCCGACGCGGGAGCCGCGTTCCTCGTGACTCCGGGAACCACCGACGCGCTGCTCGACGCCGCCTCGGACACCGGGCTCCCCGTGCTGCCCGGCGTGTCCACCGTGTCCGAAGCCATGCGGCTGGCCGAGCGGGGCTTCGAGAGGCTGAAGTTCTTTCCCGCCGAGGCCAGCGGCGGTGTGGCCGCGCTGTCGGCCATCGGAGGTCCCCTGCCGAACCTGCGCTTCTGCCCCACGGGTGGCATCACCCCGAGCAGCGCGCCGCGCTACCTGACGCTGCCCAACGTGGCCTGCGTCGGAGGATCGTGGCTGACGCCGACGAACGCGCTCGCGACGCGCGACTACGCCCGCATTGAGACACTGGCCAAGGAGGCCTCCTCACTGCGGACGGAGGCCACGACGGCGACGTAG
- the edd gene encoding phosphogluconate dehydratase, producing MKRPENTPLSLRPAIADITHRIAERSAATRRSYLARVENAAAEGPVRAGLGCSNLAHGFAACSGPDLLAVREARKPGIAIVSSYNDLLSAHQPLDEFPAWIKTAAREAGGVAQFAGGVPAMCDGITQGRSGMELSLFSRDVIAMATGVALSHEMFDGALLLGVCDKIVPGLLIGALAFGHLPAMLVPAGPMPSGLPNKEKARIRQLYAEGKATREDLLDAEAAAYHSPGTCTFYGTANSNQLVVEVMGLHLPGATFVHPGTPLRRALTEQAARRIVEITQGPEYTPLAHVIDERSIVNGIVALLATGGSQNHTLHLVAVAAAAGIQLTWDDFADLSAAVPLLANVYPNGSADINHFHAAGGVQVLVGTLLDAGLLHPDVNTVAGKGLDRYRQEPVLEDGTLTWREVPTATLDDTVLRTADNPFAPEGGLRMVSGNLGRAVIKVSAVAPENRAVRAPARVFSSQDAFTAAFRAGELDRDVVVVMRDHGPRAKGMPELHALIPALGVLMDRGHRVALLTDGRMSGASGKVPAAIHVTPESAIGGPLSRVEDGDLISLDAETGELDVLVDAATLAARRPSTPPSPEEWIGNGRELFAALRNAVGPADLGGSVFGTESGDAGTFPGGSSTRNTIATPQNPADVKETA from the coding sequence GTGAAGCGACCGGAGAACACGCCGTTGAGCCTTCGTCCAGCCATCGCCGACATCACCCACCGCATTGCCGAGCGCAGCGCCGCCACACGCCGGTCCTATCTCGCCAGGGTCGAGAACGCCGCAGCCGAAGGGCCGGTGAGAGCGGGACTGGGATGCAGCAACCTCGCTCACGGCTTCGCCGCGTGCTCAGGCCCGGACCTGCTCGCCGTCAGGGAAGCCCGCAAACCCGGGATCGCGATCGTCTCGTCCTACAACGACCTGCTGTCCGCACACCAGCCGCTCGACGAGTTCCCTGCGTGGATCAAAACCGCTGCCAGGGAAGCCGGCGGAGTGGCCCAGTTCGCAGGCGGCGTCCCCGCGATGTGCGACGGCATCACGCAGGGGCGTTCCGGCATGGAGTTGTCGCTGTTCAGCAGGGACGTCATCGCCATGGCCACCGGCGTCGCGCTCTCCCACGAGATGTTCGACGGCGCACTGCTGCTCGGCGTGTGCGACAAGATCGTTCCGGGGCTGCTCATCGGCGCACTCGCCTTCGGGCACCTCCCCGCCATGCTGGTTCCCGCAGGCCCCATGCCTTCGGGCCTACCCAACAAGGAGAAGGCCCGTATCCGGCAGCTCTACGCCGAAGGCAAGGCCACCCGCGAGGACCTCCTCGACGCCGAGGCTGCCGCGTACCACTCCCCCGGCACCTGCACCTTCTACGGCACAGCCAACTCCAACCAGCTCGTCGTCGAGGTGATGGGCCTGCACCTGCCCGGCGCCACCTTCGTGCATCCCGGCACACCGCTGCGCAGGGCACTCACCGAGCAGGCCGCCCGCCGCATCGTCGAAATCACGCAAGGCCCCGAGTACACACCGCTCGCCCACGTCATCGACGAACGCAGCATCGTCAACGGAATCGTCGCGCTCCTCGCCACCGGCGGATCGCAGAACCACACCCTGCACCTGGTGGCCGTGGCTGCCGCGGCGGGCATTCAGCTCACCTGGGACGACTTCGCCGACCTCTCGGCCGCGGTCCCCCTGCTGGCGAACGTCTACCCCAACGGAAGCGCGGACATCAACCACTTCCACGCCGCCGGTGGTGTTCAGGTCCTCGTCGGAACACTCCTCGACGCGGGCCTGCTGCATCCCGACGTGAACACCGTGGCGGGCAAGGGACTCGACCGGTACCGGCAGGAACCGGTACTCGAAGACGGCACGCTGACCTGGCGAGAGGTTCCCACGGCGACGCTCGACGACACCGTTCTCCGCACCGCGGACAACCCGTTCGCACCCGAGGGCGGATTGCGCATGGTGTCGGGCAACCTCGGCCGCGCCGTCATCAAGGTCTCCGCCGTGGCGCCGGAGAATCGCGCCGTCCGCGCGCCCGCGCGGGTCTTCTCCTCACAGGACGCCTTCACGGCCGCGTTCCGGGCGGGCGAACTCGACCGCGACGTCGTCGTGGTGATGCGTGACCACGGACCCCGGGCCAAGGGAATGCCCGAGCTGCATGCTCTGATCCCCGCCCTCGGCGTCCTGATGGATAGGGGACACCGCGTCGCCCTCCTCACCGACGGCCGCATGTCCGGCGCCTCGGGGAAGGTCCCCGCGGCCATCCACGTGACGCCGGAATCCGCCATCGGTGGACCGCTGTCCAGAGTGGAGGACGGCGATCTGATCAGCCTCGATGCCGAGACGGGCGAACTCGACGTCCTCGTAGACGCGGCCACACTGGCGGCCCGCCGACCGTCCACACCACCATCTCCGGAGGAGTGGATCGGCAACGGGCGCGAACTGTTCGCCGCCCTCCGCAACGCTGTGGGGCCCGCCGATCTCGGTGGCAGCGTGTTCGGCACGGAGTCCGGTGACGCCGGGACGTTTCCCGGCGGTTCCTCCACTCGGAACACCATCGCAACCCCGCAGAACCCTGCCGACGTGAAGGAAACCGCATGA
- a CDS encoding fumarate reductase/succinate dehydrogenase flavoprotein subunit, producing MTEVERHSYDVVVIGAGGAGLRAVIEARQRGLSVAVVCKSLFGKAHTVMAEGGCAASMGNVNPNDGWQVHFRDTMRGGKFLNNWRMAELHAKEAPDRVWELETYGALFDRTGDGRISQRNFGGHTYPRLAHVGDRTGLELIRTMQQKIVSLQQQDHAEYGDYEAKLKVFAECTITELLTSDGAIAGAFGYWRESGRFVLFEAPAVVLATGGIGKSFKVTSNSWEYTGDGHALALRAGAALINMEFVQFHPTGMVWPPSVKGILVTEGVRGDGGVLRNSEGKRFMFDYVPDVFKGQYAETEEEADRWYDDPDNNRRTPDLLPRDEVARAINTEVKEGRGSPHGGVFLDIASRMPAEEIKRRLPSMYHQFAELADVDITAEPMEVGPTCHYVMGGIEVDPDTASSSVPGLFAAGECSGGMHGSNRLGGNSLSDLLVFGRRAGLGAADYVDSLTTRPAVSEVDVAVAARAALAPFDPPRDGQKAENPYTLQSDLQQCMNDMVGIIRTADEMEEALKKLGEIRGRLRAVTVEGHRQYNPGWHLALDLCNMLLVSECVARAALRRTESRGGHTRDDYPMMDARWRNTLLVCSATGDEAPIPRVEVIRKEQEPMRADLLGLFELRELEKYYTGEELADHPERTA from the coding sequence ATGACCGAGGTCGAACGGCACAGCTACGACGTGGTGGTGATCGGTGCCGGTGGTGCGGGTCTGAGAGCCGTGATCGAGGCGCGGCAGCGCGGACTCTCCGTCGCGGTGGTGTGCAAGTCGCTGTTTGGCAAGGCGCACACCGTCATGGCGGAAGGCGGTTGTGCGGCGTCGATGGGCAACGTCAACCCGAACGACGGCTGGCAGGTGCATTTCCGCGACACCATGCGCGGCGGGAAGTTCCTCAACAACTGGCGCATGGCCGAACTGCATGCCAAGGAGGCTCCCGACCGCGTCTGGGAGCTGGAGACCTACGGCGCGCTGTTCGACCGCACCGGTGACGGCAGGATCAGTCAGCGCAACTTCGGCGGTCACACCTACCCTCGGCTGGCGCACGTCGGCGACCGCACGGGGCTGGAGCTGATCCGCACGATGCAGCAGAAGATCGTGTCGCTTCAGCAGCAGGACCACGCCGAGTACGGCGATTACGAGGCCAAGCTCAAGGTGTTCGCGGAGTGCACGATCACCGAACTGCTGACCTCGGACGGAGCCATCGCGGGCGCGTTCGGCTACTGGCGTGAGTCGGGGCGGTTCGTGCTGTTCGAGGCGCCGGCTGTCGTGCTCGCCACCGGAGGCATCGGCAAGTCGTTCAAGGTCACCTCGAACTCCTGGGAGTACACCGGCGACGGGCACGCGCTGGCGCTGCGGGCGGGGGCCGCTTTGATCAACATGGAGTTCGTCCAGTTCCATCCCACCGGCATGGTCTGGCCGCCCAGCGTGAAGGGCATCCTCGTCACGGAGGGGGTCCGAGGTGACGGCGGTGTGCTGCGCAACTCCGAGGGCAAGCGGTTCATGTTCGACTACGTTCCCGACGTCTTCAAGGGGCAGTACGCGGAGACCGAGGAGGAGGCGGACCGCTGGTACGACGATCCCGACAACAACCGGCGGACGCCCGACCTGCTGCCGAGAGACGAGGTGGCAAGGGCCATCAACACGGAGGTCAAGGAAGGCCGTGGTTCACCGCACGGCGGGGTCTTTCTCGACATCGCGAGTCGCATGCCTGCCGAGGAGATCAAGCGGCGGCTTCCCTCGATGTACCACCAGTTCGCCGAACTCGCCGACGTGGACATCACGGCCGAGCCGATGGAGGTCGGGCCCACCTGCCATTACGTGATGGGGGGGATCGAGGTCGATCCGGACACCGCGTCGTCGAGCGTGCCTGGCCTGTTCGCGGCAGGTGAATGCTCCGGTGGTATGCACGGTTCCAACCGGCTCGGCGGCAACTCGCTGTCCGATCTGCTCGTCTTCGGTCGCAGAGCCGGGCTCGGGGCCGCCGATTACGTCGATTCGCTCACCACGCGGCCCGCGGTGTCCGAAGTGGATGTCGCGGTGGCCGCGCGGGCAGCGTTGGCGCCCTTCGACCCACCGCGCGACGGCCAGAAGGCGGAGAACCCGTACACGTTGCAGTCCGACCTGCAACAGTGCATGAACGACATGGTCGGCATCATCCGCACGGCCGACGAGATGGAGGAGGCGCTCAAAAAGCTGGGCGAGATCCGGGGCAGGCTGCGCGCGGTCACCGTCGAGGGGCACCGCCAGTACAACCCCGGCTGGCATCTGGCGCTCGACCTGTGCAACATGCTGCTCGTCAGCGAATGCGTGGCACGGGCCGCGTTGCGCCGTACGGAGAGCAGGGGCGGGCACACCCGCGACGACTACCCGATGATGGACGCCCGGTGGCGCAACACCCTGCTCGTGTGTTCGGCAACCGGCGACGAGGCTCCGATTCCCCGCGTGGAGGTCATTCGCAAGGAGCAGGAGCCGATGCGGGCCGACCTGCTCGGCCTTTTCGAGCTCCGCGAGCTGGAGAAGTACTACACCGGCGAGGAACTGGCCGACCATCCGGAAAGGACGGCCTGA